One Desulfobaculum bizertense DSM 18034 DNA window includes the following coding sequences:
- the rmuC gene encoding DNA recombination protein RmuC, producing the protein MSFPPLVWILLSTSISAVLFSLIGYRFAKNHFDTHDEEQKLIAQLAQNQEALTQTLELKNTLEKEILVCESKRQSECEQTQGLRQNLAELQQECAALRTTREELAAAQSALHELRKQLEDMTMERDGHREDSEDLKKENAELARKLSALQSTLDAEQSYSAQHIASLKQAREELSAQFKALASDILDKKAQSLSERSQQDIRQLLAPLRLNLDEFRKQIDSCYSKESRERIELAAQVNNLISLNHKLSDDANNLTQALQGQSKIQGNWGELILERILEMSGLRKDIEFTLQESHSQKDGSRVQPDAIIHLPDNKHLVVDSKVSLNAYLDFTAAEAETDREQALKRHIISVQKHITELSQKNYQQIYGLESLDFVFMFVPVEPAFLLAISHKKNLWQEAWDKNILLVSPSTFLFAIRTVAHIWRQEHQTQNAYKIAERGALLYDKFAGFCENMEQLGSRLDQAHDAYEKACGQLYKGTGNLVRQTQILRELGVKNRKDVPRSMAGQLYEDEPDVKAHELITDE; encoded by the coding sequence ATGTCCTTCCCTCCCCTGGTCTGGATTCTTCTATCGACAAGCATTTCTGCCGTTCTTTTTTCCCTCATTGGCTACCGCTTTGCCAAAAATCATTTTGACACACATGATGAGGAACAGAAGCTCATTGCCCAGCTCGCACAGAATCAGGAGGCGCTAACCCAGACTCTTGAGCTAAAAAACACCCTAGAAAAAGAGATTCTTGTCTGCGAGTCGAAACGGCAGTCTGAATGCGAGCAGACGCAGGGACTTCGGCAAAACCTTGCAGAGCTACAGCAAGAATGCGCTGCGCTTCGGACAACACGCGAAGAGCTTGCGGCAGCCCAATCAGCACTGCACGAATTGCGGAAGCAGCTTGAAGACATGACGATGGAACGAGATGGACATAGAGAAGACAGCGAGGATCTCAAAAAAGAAAATGCAGAGCTGGCAAGAAAACTTTCCGCTCTCCAGAGCACACTCGATGCGGAGCAAAGTTATTCCGCGCAACACATTGCGTCCCTCAAGCAGGCACGTGAGGAGCTTTCTGCCCAATTCAAAGCTCTTGCCTCAGACATACTAGACAAAAAGGCACAATCCCTCTCAGAAAGAAGTCAGCAGGACATCCGCCAGCTTCTCGCCCCGCTTCGGCTCAACCTTGATGAATTCCGCAAACAAATTGATTCCTGCTATTCCAAAGAAAGCCGCGAGCGCATTGAGCTTGCGGCGCAGGTCAACAATCTTATTTCGCTCAATCACAAGCTTTCAGACGACGCGAATAATCTGACGCAAGCGCTTCAGGGCCAGTCAAAGATACAGGGGAACTGGGGAGAGCTTATTCTTGAACGCATCCTGGAGATGAGCGGACTTCGTAAAGATATTGAATTCACACTCCAGGAAAGCCACAGCCAAAAAGACGGTTCACGAGTCCAGCCTGATGCCATAATCCACTTGCCTGACAACAAGCACCTCGTTGTTGACTCCAAGGTCTCGCTCAATGCCTACCTTGATTTTACCGCGGCAGAAGCTGAAACAGATCGGGAACAGGCCTTAAAACGACATATCATCTCCGTACAAAAGCATATCACCGAGCTTTCACAAAAAAACTACCAGCAAATTTACGGACTGGAATCACTTGATTTTGTATTTATGTTTGTCCCTGTAGAGCCTGCTTTTCTTCTGGCTATTTCACACAAAAAAAATCTGTGGCAAGAAGCGTGGGACAAAAACATTTTGCTTGTCAGTCCGAGCACCTTTCTTTTTGCAATTCGTACAGTTGCGCACATATGGCGGCAGGAACATCAGACACAGAATGCGTATAAAATCGCAGAGCGAGGGGCTTTGCTCTATGACAAATTTGCTGGATTCTGTGAAAACATGGAGCAACTTGGCTCGCGCCTCGATCAGGCGCACGATGCCTACGAGAAGGCCTGTGGACAGCTCTATAAGGGCACAGGCAACCTCGTTCGCCAAACACAGATTCTGCGAGAGCTTGGCGTAAAAAACAGAAAGGACGTTCCGCGATCTATGGCTGGACAACTCTATGAGGATGAACCTGACGTCAAAGCTCATGAACTCATCACAGATGAATAA
- a CDS encoding NADH:flavin oxidoreductase — protein sequence MHIFEKYSVNGMALKNRLIRSALWMKAAKADGHLTDEIFQTYGDLASGGVGLILTGYIFISHEEQPNPRMAGIYDDSFLEEYTQLTDMVHERGSKIAAQIVFGGSQSHHPEAPNMNILAPSAIKNRVTGLLPKEASRAEIRRIASLFGDAAERAKKAKFDAVQIHAAHGYFLSMFLCPYYNRRNDEYNGSIHDRARIIYEVYAAIRQRVGKDFPVMIKLNFDDFMDDGEGLIFDDAIEVFKHLDQLGIDMFEVSATNESSGKGLMPARPHILKRENESYFLTETAQIAENVNAPVILMGGNRSVERMNEILNSTKIQCFSIARPLLSEPDLITRWERDEHYRPRCISCNKCWETEPNSCIFNRKK from the coding sequence ATGCATATATTTGAAAAATACAGCGTCAATGGGATGGCACTCAAAAACCGTCTCATTCGTTCCGCACTCTGGATGAAAGCGGCCAAAGCCGACGGGCATCTCACTGATGAAATTTTCCAAACATACGGAGATCTTGCAAGTGGAGGCGTCGGCCTGATTCTGACAGGATACATCTTCATTTCTCATGAGGAGCAACCAAATCCTCGGATGGCCGGTATCTATGATGACAGTTTCCTTGAAGAGTACACTCAGCTGACAGATATGGTGCATGAGCGGGGAAGCAAGATTGCGGCCCAAATTGTTTTTGGAGGCTCACAGTCACACCATCCAGAAGCCCCCAACATGAATATCCTTGCGCCCTCCGCAATCAAAAATCGCGTCACCGGACTTCTTCCCAAAGAAGCAAGCAGGGCAGAAATCAGGCGTATTGCGTCGCTATTTGGCGATGCAGCGGAGCGGGCAAAAAAAGCCAAGTTTGATGCAGTCCAGATTCATGCAGCTCACGGATATTTTTTGAGCATGTTTCTCTGCCCGTATTATAACCGCCGTAACGATGAATATAACGGAAGTATTCATGACCGGGCGAGAATTATTTATGAGGTGTATGCCGCAATTCGACAGCGTGTTGGCAAAGATTTCCCAGTCATGATCAAGCTGAATTTTGACGACTTCATGGATGATGGCGAGGGACTTATCTTTGACGATGCCATAGAAGTTTTCAAGCACCTCGACCAGCTCGGGATAGACATGTTTGAGGTCAGTGCGACAAACGAATCCTCTGGAAAAGGTCTTATGCCAGCACGCCCTCACATTCTCAAACGTGAAAATGAGTCCTATTTTCTAACCGAAACAGCTCAAATAGCAGAAAACGTCAACGCCCCGGTGATTCTTATGGGCGGCAACCGTTCTGTAGAACGCATGAACGAAATCCTGAATTCCACAAAAATACAGTGTTTCTCAATTGCTCGCCCCCTCCTGAGCGAGCCAGATCTCATCACACGGTGGGAGCGTGATGAGCACTACCGCCCGCGATGTATTTCGTGCAACAAATGCTGGGAAACAGAACCAAACAGCTGCATCTTTAACCGCAAAAAATAA
- a CDS encoding class I SAM-dependent methyltransferase, which produces MYYCPLCGMDHDGYLPLWKELSDALEAYGFDAISLKPEFYNRENLTCPVCGGMDRERMCAEYLRRTFGKNFYDRSFRFLEFAPNPAFSRFIRKNFTLRHETADLLRSDVTYQCDLTNMPVLKTESVNAWISLHMLEHIPDDRAALRELYRILTPGGFGLLLVPLSLALEKTDEDPSASEFERWRRFGQNDHIRMYAKKDFIERILEAGFQLEQLGKEWFGEKCFARLGLPDTAVLYVLKKPGLETS; this is translated from the coding sequence ATGTATTATTGTCCTTTATGCGGTATGGACCACGATGGGTATCTTCCCCTCTGGAAAGAGTTGAGTGATGCGCTTGAGGCATATGGTTTTGATGCCATTTCGCTAAAACCAGAGTTTTATAATCGAGAGAATCTTACGTGCCCTGTGTGTGGTGGGATGGACCGAGAGCGTATGTGCGCGGAATATTTGCGTCGCACTTTTGGGAAAAATTTTTATGATCGCTCATTTCGTTTTCTTGAGTTCGCGCCCAACCCTGCCTTTAGCCGTTTTATTCGGAAAAATTTTACGCTACGCCACGAAACAGCAGATCTTTTGCGCAGTGATGTGACGTATCAGTGTGATCTCACAAATATGCCTGTGCTGAAAACTGAGAGTGTCAACGCGTGGATCAGCCTGCACATGCTGGAGCATATCCCTGACGATAGAGCTGCTCTCCGCGAGCTATACCGAATACTTACACCTGGCGGTTTTGGCTTGTTGCTTGTTCCTCTAAGTCTGGCCCTTGAAAAGACAGATGAAGATCCCTCCGCCTCAGAGTTTGAGCGTTGGCGGCGTTTTGGTCAGAATGACCACATTCGGATGTATGCCAAGAAGGATTTCATTGAAAGAATCCTTGAGGCGGGGTTTCAGCTTGAGCAGCTGGGCAAAGAGTGGTTTGGCGAGAAATGTTTTGCACGGCTTGGGCTTCCCGACACGGCTGTACTGTATGTGCTAAAAAAGCCCGGTCTCGAAACTTCATAG
- a CDS encoding acyltransferase family protein: METKKPGESRRENIEELTGLRGVAALFVLLSHFVLLAPQLRETSANLYLRHFGVVGMSLFFTLSGFVIYYNYAERICQDPRGGIKKFLIARFARLYPLYFVFVVGGFLLNLLFSHFNLNSFSANLVSLPAYLLGVQSWFYGYVNGIPLIFLQGFVNISWSISAELALYLFFLPFAFIRIGSLKKVAFLCGLVLLGRCLYVYLSYFGFQGISIGGMIDSRIIPHQGYYGWIWLVYHSPYGRIFEFLVGCLSAKFYLLNNNKFKSFFKVLALFSIVLLSLNVMDVIKFELSDHLLIPLSLMLFVFSVVQCRSKILRTKFLLFIGEISYSTYLLHIVFVQVLSYTGSDYSMIFLRICVLVVATYVTAYFSYKYIENPARRFIRARFH, from the coding sequence ATGGAGACTAAAAAGCCAGGGGAAAGTCGACGAGAGAATATTGAAGAGTTGACAGGCCTGAGAGGGGTTGCAGCTCTTTTTGTTTTGCTGAGTCATTTTGTGCTACTGGCTCCACAGTTGCGGGAAACGAGCGCCAACCTTTATTTAAGGCACTTTGGTGTTGTTGGAATGAGTCTTTTTTTTACACTGAGTGGATTTGTCATATACTACAATTACGCGGAGAGAATTTGCCAAGATCCAAGAGGGGGGATTAAAAAGTTTTTAATCGCACGATTTGCACGGCTTTATCCATTATATTTTGTTTTTGTTGTAGGTGGGTTTCTTTTAAATTTATTGTTTTCACATTTTAATTTGAACTCTTTTTCTGCAAATTTGGTGTCATTGCCAGCATATTTGTTGGGCGTTCAAAGCTGGTTCTATGGGTATGTGAATGGAATTCCGCTGATATTTTTACAGGGATTCGTGAATATTTCTTGGTCAATCTCAGCCGAACTGGCCCTTTATTTGTTCTTTTTACCTTTCGCTTTTATCCGAATTGGCAGTTTGAAAAAAGTTGCTTTTTTGTGTGGCTTGGTTCTTCTTGGGAGATGTTTATATGTTTATTTAAGTTATTTTGGTTTTCAAGGAATAAGTATCGGTGGGATGATTGATTCAAGAATAATTCCACATCAAGGTTATTACGGATGGATATGGCTTGTGTACCATTCTCCTTATGGAAGAATTTTTGAGTTCCTTGTAGGCTGTTTGTCCGCTAAGTTTTATTTGCTGAATAATAATAAATTTAAGAGCTTTTTCAAAGTCTTAGCACTATTTTCAATAGTTCTATTGTCGTTGAATGTTATGGATGTAATTAAATTTGAATTGTCAGATCATTTGTTGATTCCTTTGTCACTTATGCTTTTTGTATTTTCTGTTGTTCAGTGTAGGTCGAAAATACTTAGAACAAAATTCCTTTTGTTTATTGGAGAAATTTCTTATTCAACATATTTGTTGCATATTGTTTTTGTACAAGTACTTTCATACACTGGAAGTGATTACTCAATGATCTTTTTAAGGATATGTGTTCTTGTCGTAGCAACATATGTGACTGCATATTTTTCCTATAAATATATTGAGAATCCAGCGCGTCGTTTTATTCGCGCGAGATTTCATTAA
- a CDS encoding phage portal protein has product MTKRVFHHSRARGRGRSVRRTGASVSGTMGNWVSSLVSAMCAEREKRRVADRALDLYTNDAMAHGVMESLVVEAVGIGQTPCFSPRLDLLGRSPEWGEDYQRQALTLFERWGLDCRKWCDAQRRSTFYGLQALAYFGWKLDGISLFQVVSRPDPLRPLSLALLPIDASRLVSPRSASAEIYDGIEIDADGQPIAVWLRKPGERAQCVNDAQCTRHEIWDARTGLPKLLIVGDVRNISEYRQDSILGPIIKEIRDSNDFVDAALVGALVRNLFVLFVEDMSTGGTNRDTPLEERVLELDKGTVLQGAAREKPQFFSHTAAPNGYQELFGGIVDRVGMATGRGSESVLRRFQASYSASRANIEKAEQYNEYERSILNTTFNQPALAWMQYEGALRGHLPVGAVDMEEHLFEYTRCDFMPQPFRHIDREKISKANTLDLASNTNTLARIHGEGGRDWREELTQRARV; this is encoded by the coding sequence ATGACGAAGCGCGTGTTTCATCACAGCCGGGCGCGTGGCCGTGGCCGCAGTGTGCGCCGTACTGGTGCCAGCGTTAGCGGGACGATGGGCAACTGGGTGAGTTCCCTTGTTTCTGCCATGTGTGCAGAGCGGGAAAAGCGCCGGGTGGCAGACCGTGCCCTTGACCTCTACACCAATGACGCAATGGCGCATGGCGTTATGGAGTCGCTGGTTGTTGAGGCGGTTGGCATTGGACAGACTCCCTGCTTTTCGCCACGGCTGGACCTGCTTGGGCGCAGCCCGGAGTGGGGCGAGGATTACCAGCGGCAGGCGCTGACTCTGTTTGAGCGCTGGGGGCTGGACTGCCGCAAGTGGTGCGATGCGCAGCGCCGCAGCACATTTTATGGTCTTCAGGCACTAGCCTATTTCGGCTGGAAGCTTGATGGCATTTCCCTTTTTCAGGTTGTTTCCCGGCCTGACCCTTTGCGTCCGCTTTCGCTGGCGCTTCTTCCTATAGACGCTTCACGTCTTGTTTCTCCACGTTCTGCCAGTGCAGAGATTTATGACGGCATTGAAATTGATGCCGACGGGCAGCCCATTGCCGTGTGGCTAAGAAAGCCCGGCGAGCGCGCCCAGTGCGTGAACGATGCACAGTGCACGCGCCATGAGATTTGGGACGCCCGCACCGGACTGCCCAAGCTGCTCATTGTCGGGGATGTGCGCAATATTTCCGAGTATCGGCAGGACTCCATTCTGGGGCCAATCATCAAAGAGATTCGCGATTCCAATGACTTTGTGGATGCCGCTCTGGTGGGGGCGCTGGTGCGCAACCTTTTTGTGCTTTTTGTGGAAGACATGAGCACCGGCGGAACAAACCGGGACACGCCGCTGGAAGAGCGGGTGCTGGAGCTGGACAAGGGGACGGTTTTGCAGGGGGCAGCGCGGGAGAAGCCGCAGTTCTTTAGCCACACGGCAGCGCCGAACGGGTATCAGGAACTCTTTGGCGGCATTGTGGACCGCGTGGGCATGGCCACGGGCCGGGGAAGCGAAAGCGTGCTGCGCCGTTTTCAGGCGTCGTACTCCGCCAGCCGCGCAAACATAGAGAAAGCGGAGCAGTACAACGAATATGAGCGCTCTATCCTGAACACGACGTTCAACCAGCCAGCTTTGGCATGGATGCAGTACGAAGGCGCGCTGCGCGGGCATTTGCCCGTGGGTGCCGTGGACATGGAAGAGCATCTTTTTGAATACACGCGCTGCGACTTTATGCCGCAGCCATTCCGGCACATAGACCGGGAGAAAATTTCCAAGGCCAATACGCTGGACCTTGCATCCAACACCAACACGCTGGCGCGGATCCACGGCGAAGGTGGCCGGGACTGGCGCGAAGAACTGACCCAGCGGGCGCGGGTTTAA
- a CDS encoding P-loop NTPase fold protein: MLIYYYPLGFMNPVVFSSGLIDGLKSIEIGFSDFVEEIPFRIRLMWAALSDVPVDFWILSIFFLYFFIVYNYEKVLRRMPKENDSHPLWGYGLESELLRYIFEKRKVEQAFVVDGKWGVGKTFFVTKFFKKYKKRLKSSGLNPVFISLNGISTVEDLEAEFFRANTKQTRKLGILLGRAVARSALKRVSLGVKEFSLFWGKIKPFTKNDILVVDDVERCVVCADNIFGYINQIVEKQHIKLILIMNQEELVKNSEMIGHEAKVVIHDTLEKVVFRRWTVLADFDSFFKNYTCWLQSLFLNESECLDAGHACMSFLTFIKENKAGIKFLFDDTRFCNIRLFSNGLEELRSIFMGFSDDIYENKNFIKRFAGLFLIFYVENRLGKLDLHDFFEGEIIQGSEMGMNFENPKKEAVQSNYLKNKYKEYSPQQYRLPGWVWLQLLKDGVNSWEAVLKEIKTSTLFQTEIPWVKLWHFDEPTEDQMTDDEFFDLVTKQKEILFNEELKDVLSVLHIAGLLKKFNDRKMFKVDIEKVLFHAEKNLEKLRDQKELIHDYEKLREVVMYNCDIQHLSTEYIDCQDGKFFPNLYKKAQKCVKEQWDSQNKETLPDLILKSLETRNFDLLRELVVLEHSGGKYAHTPVFNFFDPQKFYSKLVGYDSVSISFLSGVFHQRYNFLSKESAQELFPEKGFAESLKKIIDSEWDEESYAPNKEELRDLKDRILPHALENFNKF, translated from the coding sequence ATGTTAATATATTACTATCCTTTGGGATTTATGAATCCTGTAGTTTTTTCTTCTGGTTTGATAGACGGGCTTAAGTCTATTGAAATTGGATTTTCAGATTTTGTAGAAGAAATTCCGTTTAGAATAAGGCTTATGTGGGCAGCTTTAAGCGACGTCCCAGTTGATTTTTGGATTTTGAGTATATTCTTTTTGTATTTTTTTATTGTCTATAATTATGAAAAAGTATTGCGAAGGATGCCCAAAGAAAATGACTCGCATCCCTTGTGGGGATATGGGCTAGAGAGTGAATTATTAAGATATATTTTTGAAAAGAGAAAAGTTGAGCAGGCTTTTGTTGTAGATGGGAAATGGGGAGTAGGGAAAACTTTTTTTGTTACTAAATTTTTTAAAAAATATAAAAAAAGGTTGAAAAGTTCAGGATTAAATCCTGTCTTTATTAGTTTAAATGGAATTTCAACAGTTGAAGACCTTGAGGCGGAGTTCTTCAGAGCAAATACAAAACAGACTCGAAAGTTGGGGATACTGCTGGGGCGAGCTGTTGCACGTTCAGCTTTGAAACGTGTTAGTCTTGGTGTGAAAGAGTTTTCTCTTTTTTGGGGAAAGATAAAGCCGTTTACCAAGAATGATATTTTAGTTGTTGATGATGTTGAGCGCTGTGTTGTTTGTGCCGATAACATTTTTGGATACATAAATCAGATTGTAGAGAAACAGCATATTAAATTGATTTTAATTATGAATCAGGAGGAATTAGTAAAAAATTCAGAAATGATTGGCCACGAAGCTAAAGTAGTAATTCATGATACATTAGAAAAAGTTGTTTTTAGAAGATGGACGGTTTTAGCAGATTTTGATTCGTTTTTTAAAAACTATACATGTTGGCTACAGAGTCTTTTTTTGAATGAAAGTGAATGCCTTGATGCCGGGCATGCCTGTATGTCGTTTTTGACTTTTATTAAAGAAAATAAAGCTGGTATCAAATTTTTATTTGACGATACAAGATTTTGCAATATCCGGTTGTTTAGTAATGGATTAGAAGAGCTTAGAAGTATTTTCATGGGGTTTAGTGATGATATATATGAAAACAAAAATTTTATAAAAAGATTTGCTGGTTTGTTTTTGATTTTTTATGTCGAAAATCGACTTGGTAAATTAGATCTACATGATTTTTTTGAAGGGGAGATTATTCAAGGTTCAGAAATGGGTATGAATTTTGAGAATCCAAAGAAGGAAGCAGTTCAGTCAAATTATTTGAAGAATAAATATAAGGAGTATTCGCCCCAGCAGTATAGACTTCCTGGTTGGGTGTGGTTGCAACTTTTGAAAGATGGTGTGAATTCATGGGAAGCCGTATTAAAAGAAATTAAGACTTCAACGTTATTTCAAACAGAAATTCCGTGGGTTAAATTGTGGCATTTTGATGAACCAACTGAAGATCAAATGACTGATGATGAATTCTTTGATCTTGTAACCAAGCAAAAAGAAATATTGTTCAATGAGGAACTTAAAGATGTTCTTTCTGTCCTTCATATAGCGGGGCTTTTGAAAAAATTTAATGATAGGAAAATGTTCAAAGTAGATATTGAAAAAGTACTATTTCATGCAGAGAAGAATCTAGAAAAACTTCGAGATCAGAAAGAACTGATTCATGATTATGAGAAGTTAAGAGAAGTCGTGATGTATAATTGTGATATACAGCATTTGTCGACAGAATATATAGATTGTCAAGATGGAAAATTTTTTCCAAATTTATATAAAAAAGCTCAAAAATGTGTAAAAGAGCAATGGGATTCTCAGAATAAAGAAACGCTTCCAGATCTAATATTGAAGTCGCTTGAGACTCGCAATTTTGATTTGTTGCGGGAGCTTGTTGTTCTAGAGCACTCTGGAGGAAAATACGCTCATACTCCTGTGTTTAATTTTTTTGATCCACAGAAATTTTATTCAAAGCTTGTGGGGTATGATTCTGTTTCTATAAGTTTTTTGAGTGGGGTATTCCACCAGCGGTATAATTTTTTAAGTAAAGAATCAGCCCAAGAGCTTTTTCCTGAAAAGGGCTTTGCTGAGAGCTTGAAGAAAATTATAGATAGCGAATGGGATGAAGAATCATATGCGCCCAATAAAGAAGAATTGAGGGATTTAAAAGATCGGATTCTTCCACACGCTTTAGAAAATTTTAATAAATTTTAG
- a CDS encoding MBL fold metallo-hydrolase encodes MQTFTAFPVNGDSFLLQRDCVNILVDGGGCKTGIIPRKGNGVPRKFDVVVCTHADSDHITGLVGLFEQAAKNEIKELWVPSYFIRAKDIPSDGRERKKFYDKEMSVLKELMKNDGEYPFDTVEKLVACCSDEFDVSHDEMKRTLISNLKQKKRSENIYEYVKTHVEKIILLIKLAGEKNIKIRYFSWGKKGEETYKYFYSVNAREERIKKVSGSKKENLGKLCYCTALSAINKMSLAFLAPETDKNNAVLFCGDSELENASLGVSPKNIPIVTAPHHGSESNKAAYSVIENFYSHPIFVVSLYSRVDKKLCNKFFKEKWYATDKNLGLVALEKENRDWYGPDEECLSKGERSDDHRFLVERLLIESL; translated from the coding sequence ATGCAGACTTTTACAGCTTTTCCGGTGAATGGTGATTCTTTTTTGTTGCAACGTGATTGTGTCAATATTTTGGTAGATGGAGGAGGATGTAAGACGGGCATTATACCGCGTAAGGGGAATGGTGTGCCAAGGAAATTTGATGTTGTCGTTTGTACGCATGCAGATAGTGATCATATTACGGGGCTTGTTGGGCTGTTTGAACAGGCGGCGAAAAATGAAATAAAAGAACTATGGGTTCCTAGCTATTTTATTAGAGCAAAAGATATTCCTTCGGATGGAAGAGAAAGGAAGAAATTTTATGATAAAGAGATGAGTGTTTTAAAAGAGCTTATGAAGAATGATGGTGAATATCCTTTCGATACAGTAGAAAAACTTGTTGCCTGTTGTAGTGATGAATTTGATGTCAGCCATGATGAAATGAAAAGAACTTTGATTTCAAATTTAAAGCAAAAAAAAAGGTCAGAAAATATTTATGAATATGTCAAAACCCATGTTGAAAAAATAATACTACTAATTAAACTGGCGGGTGAGAAGAATATAAAAATAAGGTATTTTTCTTGGGGTAAGAAGGGGGAAGAAACGTATAAATATTTTTATTCAGTAAATGCAAGAGAAGAGAGAATAAAGAAGGTATCAGGCAGTAAAAAAGAAAATTTGGGAAAGCTTTGTTATTGTACGGCACTATCTGCAATAAACAAGATGTCTCTTGCTTTTTTGGCTCCAGAGACAGATAAAAATAACGCTGTTCTTTTTTGTGGAGATTCAGAGTTGGAGAATGCTTCTCTTGGAGTGAGTCCTAAGAATATTCCTATTGTAACAGCGCCGCATCATGGTTCTGAAAGCAATAAGGCTGCGTACTCTGTAATTGAAAATTTCTATTCTCATCCGATTTTTGTGGTTAGTCTTTATTCACGCGTTGATAAAAAATTGTGTAATAAGTTCTTTAAAGAAAAATGGTATGCTACCGATAAAAATTTAGGGCTTGTAGCTCTAGAAAAGGAAAATAGAGATTGGTATGGTCCAGATGAGGAATGTCTTTCGAAGGGGGAAAGATCAGATGACCATCGTTTCCTTGTAGAAAGATTGCTTATAGAAAGTCTTTAG